In a genomic window of Bacteroidales bacterium:
- a CDS encoding inositol monophosphatase, with translation MKNYEILCKKTCELVEQTAQFILGEWQKLQQTNIEVKGLHNFVTYVDKQSEQQLVEGLKKLLPESVFITEEETIAQQQGEFTWIIDPLDGTTNYIHHLSPVAISVALYHQQEPVIGVIYEIGQQECFYTWKGGKAYMNNREIHVSKAATIKDSLVATGFPYYDYSRIQSMLQTLDYLFKNSHGVRRLGSAATDLAYVACGRVDAFYEYSLHAWDVAAGAFLVQQAGGKVSDFKGGNNYLFGKEIMASNALIFNEFYELIRKYFAY, from the coding sequence ATGAAAAACTACGAAATACTTTGTAAAAAGACGTGTGAGCTGGTTGAACAAACAGCCCAGTTTATTTTAGGCGAATGGCAAAAGCTTCAACAAACCAATATTGAAGTTAAGGGATTGCACAACTTTGTAACCTATGTTGATAAACAAAGCGAACAGCAATTAGTAGAAGGTTTAAAGAAGCTCTTACCAGAGTCTGTTTTTATTACAGAAGAAGAAACTATTGCTCAACAACAAGGTGAATTTACTTGGATTATTGACCCTTTAGACGGCACAACAAATTATATTCATCATTTATCGCCGGTTGCTATTTCGGTAGCATTGTATCATCAACAGGAACCTGTTATTGGTGTGATTTACGAAATTGGTCAACAAGAATGTTTTTATACATGGAAAGGTGGCAAAGCTTATATGAATAATCGTGAAATTCATGTGAGTAAGGCTGCTACTATCAAAGATAGCTTAGTGGCAACAGGTTTTCCATATTACGATTATAGCCGCATACAGTCGATGTTACAAACGCTCGATTATTTATTTAAAAACAGTCATGGTGTTCGTCGTCTTGGAAGTGCTGCTACCGATTTAGCTTACGTGGCTTGCGGTAGAGTAGATGCATTTTACGAATATAGCCTACATGCTTGGGATGTAGCTGCTGGTGCTTTTTTAGTTCAACAAGCAGGAGGCAAAGTAAGCGATTTTAAAGGAGGAAACAATTATTTGTTTGGTAAAGAAATTATGGCAAGCAATGCTTTGATATTTAACGAATTTTATGAGTTAATTCGAAAATATTTTGCTTACTAA
- the mtaB gene encoding tRNA (N(6)-L-threonylcarbamoyladenosine(37)-C(2))-methylthiotransferase MtaB, which produces MPFIYFNTLGCKLNFTETSTLKRIAEQNGYKVTSEVEKAEVIVINTCTVTQTADKKSRYAIRHLQSKNPHAKVFVTGCYVDVDPESLEKIEGVTFVFGNDEKAQFNNFLKQISKQKNIQQEEHETSFFKAYSLGDRTRSFLKVQDGCNYFCAYCKVPFARGRSRNASVDEIVQQANEIAQHGIKEVVLTGINIGDYGHTTQETFFDLIQALERQTNIERYRISSIEPNLLTHEIIDFVLSSKRFVPHFHIPLQSGSDDILKAMKRRYDTKLFIDKIQYILDKDPLTGIGIDVIVGFPGETDVHFDETLSLLRSLDFAYLHVFEYSERKGTLAATLPNKVPEIVKKNRSKLLHDLSNEKHLQFVNKNLLSIRQVLIERKNKNQQLSGFTDNYIKVSIPFHTDVINTIVPVKLLHWDDESKSVRGEIML; this is translated from the coding sequence ATGCCCTTTATTTATTTTAACACCCTTGGGTGTAAACTTAATTTTACCGAAACCTCTACTTTAAAGCGCATAGCCGAACAAAATGGATATAAAGTTACCTCCGAAGTTGAAAAAGCGGAGGTAATTGTTATTAATACCTGTACGGTAACTCAAACTGCCGACAAAAAATCACGTTATGCTATTCGACATCTGCAAAGTAAAAATCCTCATGCCAAAGTATTTGTTACAGGCTGTTATGTCGATGTTGACCCCGAAAGCTTGGAAAAAATAGAAGGGGTTACTTTTGTTTTTGGTAACGACGAGAAAGCACAATTCAATAATTTTTTAAAACAAATATCAAAACAAAAAAATATTCAGCAAGAAGAACATGAAACATCATTTTTCAAAGCTTATTCGTTGGGCGATAGAACCCGCTCGTTTCTGAAAGTGCAAGATGGTTGTAATTATTTTTGTGCCTATTGCAAAGTTCCTTTTGCTCGTGGACGTAGTCGCAATGCTTCTGTCGATGAGATAGTCCAACAGGCAAATGAAATAGCTCAACATGGTATTAAAGAAGTGGTTTTAACAGGTATCAATATCGGCGATTATGGTCATACAACTCAAGAGACTTTTTTTGATCTAATTCAAGCTTTAGAACGGCAAACAAATATTGAACGTTATCGTATTTCGTCGATTGAACCCAATTTGTTAACCCACGAGATTATCGATTTTGTGTTAAGCTCAAAACGTTTTGTGCCTCATTTTCACATTCCCTTACAATCAGGTTCAGACGATATTTTAAAAGCGATGAAAAGACGATACGATACCAAGCTTTTTATCGATAAAATTCAATATATTTTAGATAAAGACCCTTTAACAGGTATCGGAATAGACGTAATTGTTGGATTTCCTGGCGAAACCGATGTGCACTTCGACGAAACGCTTAGCTTGCTTCGTTCATTAGATTTTGCTTATCTTCATGTGTTTGAGTATTCGGAACGAAAAGGAACACTTGCGGCTACCTTACCCAATAAAGTACCCGAAATAGTTAAGAAAAATCGAAGTAAATTATTGCACGACTTATCAAACGAGAAACATCTTCAGTTTGTGAATAAAAATTTGCTTTCTATTCGCCAAGTGTTAATAGAACGCAAAAATAAAAATCAACAGTTATCGGGTTTTACCGATAATTATATCAAAGTTTCTATTCCTTTTCATACAGATGTCATTAATACTATTGTCCCTGTGAAACTCTTGCATTGGGATGATGAATCGAAATCTGTAAGAGGAGAAATAATGTTGTAA
- a CDS encoding YebC/PmpR family DNA-binding transcriptional regulator produces the protein MSGHNKWSTIKRKKGALDAKRSKIFSRIIKEIQIAIKEGGPNPETNPRLRIAIQNAKGANMPKDNIQRAINKANSEGSNLQEVTFEGYAPGGVAIFIECLTDNNNRTVSNIRAIFNKRGGNMGTNGSLSFLFERKGVFTLPKNQIKNMEEFELEVIDAGIEDIEDNDDVLVLTCPMESFGKVNKKLEEMGLEPENAELRRIPNDYKTLDVEAAQKVLKMIDEFEEDDDVQNVWHNLEMTDEVVKAMDN, from the coding sequence ATGTCAGGTCATAATAAGTGGTCAACCATTAAACGTAAAAAAGGAGCTTTAGATGCAAAGCGTTCTAAAATCTTTTCTAGAATAATCAAAGAAATTCAAATTGCTATTAAGGAAGGTGGTCCCAATCCCGAAACCAATCCTCGTCTTCGTATTGCTATTCAAAATGCTAAGGGTGCAAATATGCCCAAGGACAACATTCAACGAGCAATCAATAAAGCAAACTCTGAAGGTTCCAATTTACAAGAAGTAACATTTGAAGGTTATGCACCAGGTGGAGTTGCTATATTTATTGAATGTTTGACCGATAACAATAACCGCACAGTAAGCAATATTCGCGCAATTTTCAATAAGCGTGGGGGCAACATGGGTACCAATGGCTCATTAAGCTTTTTGTTTGAACGTAAAGGTGTTTTTACCCTTCCTAAGAATCAAATCAAAAATATGGAAGAGTTTGAACTCGAAGTTATTGATGCTGGTATTGAAGATATTGAAGATAACGATGATGTTTTAGTTCTTACTTGCCCGATGGAAAGTTTTGGCAAAGTGAATAAAAAGCTCGAAGAAATGGGATTAGAACCCGAAAATGCAGAATTACGCCGTATTCCTAACGATTATAAAACGCTCGATGTGGAAGCTGCTCAAAAAGTCTTAAAAATGATTGATGAGTTCGAAGAAGATGACGATGTTCAGAATGTATGGCATAACCTCGAAATGACAGATGAAGTTGTAAAAGCCATGGATAATTAA